One genomic region from Halobacteria archaeon AArc-dxtr1 encodes:
- a CDS encoding DUF2797 domain-containing protein: MQLVGYEPSGRGSALLVSEGGRVRREPLEPGTGLSYTLGERRCAGVVDGDEHVSCDRPKTPYCESHTSTWICARCTGTCLKPEMDCYQEHAVYLAAFAPDVFKVGVTKHRRLETRLREQGAERAAHIHTVSNGRIARELEAEIANDLVDRVRVDAKIDALAAPLDEPAWEELLAEFDVIDRYQFEYGLDLDRTPVRETVARGTVQGVRGRTLVLETGGTSYAVDMRDLVGYEVETGESRRRLQSSLGSFG; this comes from the coding sequence GTGCAACTCGTCGGATACGAGCCGAGCGGTCGGGGGTCGGCGCTGCTCGTCAGTGAGGGAGGTCGCGTGCGCCGTGAGCCTCTCGAGCCAGGAACGGGGCTCTCCTACACGCTCGGCGAGCGTCGCTGTGCGGGCGTCGTCGACGGTGACGAACACGTCTCGTGTGACCGCCCCAAGACGCCCTACTGCGAGTCCCACACCAGCACGTGGATCTGTGCGCGCTGTACCGGCACCTGCCTGAAACCCGAGATGGACTGCTATCAGGAACACGCGGTCTACCTCGCTGCGTTCGCACCCGACGTATTCAAAGTCGGCGTCACGAAACACCGACGCCTCGAGACGCGCCTGCGCGAGCAGGGCGCCGAGCGCGCAGCGCACATTCACACCGTCTCGAACGGTCGAATCGCCCGCGAACTCGAAGCAGAGATTGCTAACGACCTGGTCGACCGCGTCCGTGTCGACGCCAAGATCGACGCGCTTGCGGCCCCGCTCGACGAGCCCGCCTGGGAGGAGCTACTCGCCGAATTCGACGTTATCGACCGCTACCAGTTCGAGTACGGTCTCGACCTCGACCGAACCCCCGTTCGCGAGACAGTTGCTCGAGGGACCGTCCAGGGGGTACGGGGACGGACGCTGGTGCTCGAAACCGGTGGGACGAGCTACGCCGTGGACATGCGCGATCTGGTGGGATACGAGGTAGAGACTGGTGAGTCGCGTCGACGACTCCAGTCTTCGCTCGGCTCGTTCGGGTGA
- a CDS encoding DR2241 family protein: MALSDQTVATLRDAADDGGVAFDGLRVETDEAGYAVETPAGAETGLSADDLPAALEAVATHVTNWRYWQHTVGGEGTARRAFLRWCERAPIADASPDENGEDLAVPDRYGALRDGIVREWGQLQITARVPADDEHAAGEESADDRADDERASGGERTSAGERVYDLRHVADVDAERGELDVYDDPRAAREIATADEDGRYRPLKTAPTLASGWIFPDLSGAELVETVGFFYPATIQNWHREHRGSLDVDHWLGTAQRQTGIYDVIDELPREAVEWMAEACCVDSQCLRRREWQYEEGDELAVDGGDGAFPCREPCSLVVAAARKWAILESEEEKTWQLELTTSELHQLEALIDAVADGRTDEIREADVYEGANRYRARYLRAKRFEDGELPAVERDGELPAVERDGED, from the coding sequence GTGGCACTCTCCGACCAGACGGTCGCAACACTCCGAGATGCGGCCGACGACGGCGGCGTCGCGTTCGACGGTCTTCGGGTGGAAACGGACGAGGCGGGCTATGCCGTCGAGACGCCAGCGGGAGCCGAAACCGGGCTCTCAGCCGACGACCTCCCGGCGGCACTAGAAGCGGTCGCCACGCACGTCACGAACTGGCGCTACTGGCAACACACCGTCGGCGGCGAGGGGACGGCTCGCCGAGCATTCTTGCGCTGGTGTGAACGCGCACCGATCGCGGATGCCAGTCCCGACGAGAACGGAGAAGACCTCGCCGTTCCGGACCGTTATGGGGCCCTGCGCGACGGGATCGTCCGCGAGTGGGGACAGCTCCAAATCACCGCTCGGGTGCCGGCCGACGACGAACACGCTGCCGGCGAGGAATCAGCGGACGACCGGGCAGACGACGAGCGTGCGTCAGGCGGCGAGCGTACGTCGGCCGGCGAACGCGTCTACGACCTGCGACACGTCGCTGACGTCGACGCCGAACGTGGCGAACTCGACGTCTACGACGATCCGAGAGCGGCCCGTGAGATCGCCACTGCCGACGAGGACGGACGGTACCGGCCGCTGAAGACGGCGCCGACGCTCGCTTCCGGCTGGATCTTTCCTGACCTCTCGGGTGCGGAGCTCGTCGAGACCGTCGGCTTCTTCTACCCCGCGACGATCCAAAACTGGCACCGTGAGCACCGGGGGAGCTTAGACGTCGACCACTGGCTCGGGACCGCACAGCGCCAGACGGGCATCTACGACGTGATCGACGAACTCCCTCGAGAGGCCGTCGAGTGGATGGCAGAGGCCTGCTGTGTCGACTCGCAGTGTCTCAGGCGTCGCGAGTGGCAGTACGAGGAGGGCGACGAGCTCGCCGTCGACGGCGGCGACGGAGCGTTCCCCTGTCGGGAGCCCTGCTCGCTCGTCGTCGCGGCGGCCCGGAAATGGGCGATCCTCGAGAGCGAAGAGGAGAAGACCTGGCAGCTCGAACTCACCACCAGCGAGTTACATCAGCTCGAGGCACTGATCGACGCCGTTGCAGACGGGCGAACCGACGAGATTCGAGAGGCAGACGTCTACGAAGGAGCAAACCGGTATCGCGCGCGCTATCTGCGAGCCAAGCGATTCGAGGACGGCGAGCTTCCGGCCGTCGAGCGAGACGGCGAGCTTCCGGCCGTCGAGCGAGACGGCGAGGACTAG
- a CDS encoding methytransferase partner Trm112 has product MKESLLDILCCPLDKHDLELEDAEYDGDEIISGTLVCSECGERYPIEDGIPNLLPPDMREETPA; this is encoded by the coding sequence ATGAAGGAGTCGCTACTGGATATCCTCTGCTGCCCACTGGACAAACACGACCTCGAACTCGAGGACGCCGAGTACGACGGCGATGAGATCATCTCTGGAACCCTGGTCTGTAGCGAGTGTGGCGAGCGCTACCCGATCGAGGACGGGATCCCGAACCTGCTGCCACCAGATATGCGCGAAGAAACTCCCGCGTAG
- a CDS encoding adenylosuccinate synthase, producing the protein MTVTIVGAQLGDEGKGGVVDLYGDAADVVARYQGGDNAGHTVVHDGTKYKLSLVPSGAVRGKIGVLGNGCVVNPETLFEEIDALRERGLEPDVRVAERAHVILPYHRALDGIEEDEKEDLAAGTTGRGIGPTYEDKAGRRGVRVGDLLDPEVLRERLEYVVPQKKALAEEVFGKQTGEEFDIEHLYDTYREYGERLADENMTVDCGTFLQERIDAGENVMLEGAQGTSIDIDHGVYPYVTSSNPTAGGATVGTGLGPTTVGRGEVVGIVKAYLSRVGTGPLPTELGGVEGQTPDYDADVGADEAEEQLATDIRDEGGEYGTVTGRPRRVGWLDIPMLRHAARANGFTGLAINHIDVLAGLEEVNVGHSYEFDGEEIFTVPPTTEQWARCEANLKTFEGWPEVDWATVADEGYEAIPENARTYLEYVSDELDAPIYAVGVGPGREETVVVENPYE; encoded by the coding sequence ATGACCGTCACCATCGTCGGGGCGCAACTCGGCGACGAAGGCAAGGGTGGTGTCGTGGATCTCTACGGCGACGCCGCCGACGTGGTCGCCCGCTATCAGGGCGGGGACAACGCAGGACACACCGTCGTCCACGACGGGACGAAGTACAAGCTCTCGCTGGTCCCCTCCGGCGCCGTTCGCGGGAAGATCGGCGTCCTCGGAAACGGCTGCGTCGTTAACCCCGAGACCCTGTTCGAGGAGATCGACGCGCTGCGCGAGCGCGGGCTCGAACCGGACGTCCGCGTCGCCGAGCGCGCCCACGTCATCCTCCCATACCACCGCGCGTTAGACGGGATCGAGGAAGACGAGAAAGAGGATCTCGCCGCCGGCACCACGGGTCGGGGCATCGGCCCCACCTACGAGGACAAGGCGGGCCGACGGGGCGTCCGCGTCGGCGACTTACTCGACCCCGAGGTGCTGCGCGAACGGCTCGAGTACGTCGTCCCGCAGAAAAAAGCGCTTGCCGAGGAAGTTTTCGGCAAGCAGACCGGCGAGGAGTTCGACATCGAACACCTCTACGACACGTACCGCGAGTACGGCGAGCGCCTCGCCGACGAGAACATGACCGTCGACTGTGGCACCTTCCTGCAAGAGCGCATCGACGCCGGCGAGAACGTCATGTTAGAGGGGGCACAGGGAACCTCGATCGACATCGACCACGGGGTCTACCCCTACGTCACCTCCTCGAACCCGACGGCGGGCGGCGCAACCGTCGGCACGGGCCTCGGCCCGACGACGGTCGGGCGGGGCGAGGTCGTCGGCATCGTCAAGGCCTACCTCTCGCGAGTCGGAACCGGCCCGCTGCCGACCGAACTCGGCGGCGTTGAAGGCCAGACGCCCGACTACGACGCAGACGTGGGAGCGGATGAGGCTGAAGAGCAACTCGCGACCGACATCCGTGACGAAGGCGGCGAGTACGGCACCGTCACCGGTCGTCCCCGGCGCGTCGGCTGGCTCGACATCCCAATGTTGCGCCACGCCGCGCGTGCCAACGGCTTCACCGGCCTCGCGATCAACCATATCGACGTCCTCGCGGGACTTGAGGAAGTGAACGTTGGCCATAGCTACGAGTTCGATGGTGAGGAGATATTCACCGTTCCGCCGACGACCGAGCAGTGGGCTCGGTGTGAGGCGAATCTCAAGACGTTCGAGGGCTGGCCCGAGGTCGACTGGGCCACCGTCGCCGACGAGGGCTACGAGGCGATTCCGGAAAACGCCCGCACGTATCTCGAGTACGTAAGCGACGAACTCGACGCGCCGATCTACGCCGTCGGTGTCGGTCCCGGCCGCGAAGAGACCGTCGTCGTCGAGAACCCCTACGAGTAG
- a CDS encoding transcriptional regulator: MDSRTQERVERWDSRTFSGGYEELTTLANNGFSGAVTTGPSWLFMLNGRIVGVVDGTIDDFEHASGTVYAAPAPSLPLLCAMQAQGGSTQANYYTNETSLSEVDSTLQNGSFTGYVELSEQVLSGDYYAVYYGGRRMAAAYIGNSERLLTGDEAFERADDEVGIYEVVDVDIEVTDVPSPNEPEPETENTTEPTTSTTEPTTSTTEPTTSVPEPETAVTENAVSAAGEDDPKLDNGAGEETEPVTETAPTERETDPLAAGPSDGAVDAAAAAPESDSPVNSGSSHSVSPQTDNDTGSASPETGETVEDASDDGVSSPPDDEAEAGVESGPDESTPTEGGAAEDRDETIDVESTTDSGDATVPPESPEKPTSQEASTPQEESGQAASSEDGDQKARFEQEAQWRETRRIPSIDPERSQPPTPDEAPDQSSADTSGQRERSRGQTASAVGEEATADVASQAAGGGEAGGERAAGDRLAALTEQLQQVTDQRDALVAKQEALEDDREKLRAKNRELASTIEQLQGRIESLEGQLEQERARSLDVGSGSGGGEQLSPERALPGTNLFVRYASKSDPTLNAAHEGSAERSEVSSNLQLEHHTEFDADEVTVTGQPFDAFLASTIEYQFVDWLTETLLFEIRDTGHTAGLADLYDVIPRIDRIELHAGISLDEDENEEGPTEVDFDLVAFDKMGTPLVAVMFNESREPATEEMLEEIEEAASAVTAAYPDFGAAISVTTSYFEPGALAVTEEATKRGFLSRSSKQSYVTVSRKQGYHLCLVEARDGGFHLTVPEL; this comes from the coding sequence ATGGACTCGCGCACGCAAGAGCGCGTCGAGCGCTGGGATTCCCGCACCTTCAGCGGCGGGTACGAGGAACTCACCACGCTCGCGAACAACGGCTTCTCGGGTGCGGTCACGACCGGACCGTCGTGGCTGTTTATGCTCAACGGCCGTATCGTCGGCGTCGTCGACGGCACCATCGACGACTTCGAACACGCTTCAGGCACCGTCTACGCCGCACCGGCACCCTCACTTCCGCTCCTCTGTGCGATGCAAGCACAGGGTGGCTCGACGCAGGCGAACTACTACACAAACGAGACGTCACTGTCGGAGGTCGATAGCACGCTGCAGAATGGCTCGTTTACCGGCTACGTCGAACTCTCAGAGCAGGTGCTCTCGGGCGACTACTACGCTGTCTACTACGGCGGGCGCCGGATGGCGGCGGCCTACATCGGCAACTCAGAGCGCCTCCTCACGGGTGACGAGGCCTTCGAACGCGCCGACGACGAGGTCGGCATCTACGAGGTCGTCGACGTCGACATCGAGGTTACCGACGTTCCGAGCCCGAACGAACCCGAACCAGAGACAGAAAACACCACCGAGCCGACGACCAGCACTACCGAACCGACGACCAGCACTACCGAACCGACGACCAGCGTCCCTGAACCAGAGACGGCAGTCACCGAAAACGCCGTGTCTGCGGCCGGAGAAGACGATCCGAAGCTCGATAACGGGGCGGGTGAAGAGACGGAACCGGTCACCGAGACAGCGCCAACCGAGCGCGAGACGGATCCGCTGGCGGCCGGACCGAGTGACGGCGCCGTCGATGCGGCCGCCGCGGCGCCCGAATCCGATTCACCCGTCAATTCGGGCTCGAGCCACTCCGTGAGTCCACAGACAGACAACGACACCGGGAGCGCCTCGCCCGAAACCGGCGAGACCGTCGAGGACGCATCCGACGACGGTGTCAGTTCTCCTCCAGACGACGAGGCGGAAGCCGGCGTGGAGTCGGGACCGGACGAGTCGACACCGACGGAAGGTGGTGCTGCCGAAGACCGCGACGAGACGATCGATGTGGAGTCGACCACCGACAGCGGCGACGCGACAGTGCCTCCCGAATCGCCCGAGAAGCCCACCAGTCAAGAAGCCAGTACACCGCAGGAAGAGAGCGGGCAGGCGGCGAGCAGCGAGGACGGCGACCAAAAGGCGCGCTTCGAGCAGGAGGCACAGTGGCGCGAGACGCGGCGCATTCCGTCGATCGACCCCGAGCGGTCACAGCCGCCGACGCCGGACGAAGCGCCCGATCAGTCGAGTGCGGACACGTCCGGCCAGCGGGAGCGTTCACGCGGCCAAACAGCGAGTGCAGTCGGGGAAGAGGCCACGGCCGACGTCGCCTCGCAGGCAGCAGGCGGTGGCGAGGCGGGAGGGGAGCGAGCTGCCGGCGACAGACTCGCCGCACTCACCGAGCAGCTACAGCAGGTCACCGATCAGCGGGATGCACTGGTCGCAAAGCAGGAGGCACTCGAGGACGACCGGGAGAAACTGCGCGCAAAGAACCGGGAACTCGCCTCGACGATCGAGCAACTGCAGGGACGAATCGAGTCACTCGAAGGACAGCTCGAGCAGGAGCGAGCGCGAAGTTTAGACGTCGGTTCGGGCAGCGGCGGCGGTGAGCAGCTCTCGCCCGAACGAGCGCTGCCGGGAACCAATCTGTTCGTCCGATACGCCTCGAAAAGCGATCCGACGCTCAACGCGGCCCACGAGGGCAGTGCGGAGCGAAGCGAGGTTTCGTCGAACCTCCAGCTCGAACACCACACCGAGTTCGACGCCGACGAGGTAACGGTAACCGGACAGCCCTTCGACGCGTTTCTCGCCTCGACGATCGAGTACCAGTTCGTCGACTGGCTGACCGAAACGCTGCTGTTCGAGATTCGGGACACCGGTCACACGGCCGGGCTGGCAGACCTCTACGACGTCATCCCGCGTATCGACCGCATCGAGCTTCACGCCGGAATTTCGCTGGACGAAGACGAGAACGAGGAGGGTCCCACCGAGGTGGACTTCGACCTCGTCGCCTTCGACAAGATGGGGACGCCGCTGGTCGCGGTGATGTTCAACGAATCGCGAGAGCCAGCGACCGAGGAGATGCTCGAGGAGATCGAGGAGGCGGCCTCCGCGGTCACCGCAGCCTACCCCGACTTCGGCGCAGCGATCAGTGTGACGACGAGTTACTTCGAGCCGGGCGCGCTCGCGGTAACGGAGGAAGCGACGAAGCGTGGCTTCCTGAGCCGCAGTTCAAAACAGAGTTACGTCACCGTGTCCCGAAAACAGGGGTACCATCTCTGTCTGGTCGAAGCGCGTGACGGGGGCTTCCACCTGACGGTTCCAGAGCTATAA